A genomic region of Conger conger chromosome 6, fConCon1.1, whole genome shotgun sequence contains the following coding sequences:
- the dapp1 gene encoding dual adapter for phosphotyrosine and 3-phosphotyrosine and 3-phosphoinositide: MSDGGSQYSYHSSKEEMDELDTLCWYHYDLSRHAAEALLLSNGKDGSYLLRNSQEGPNYLALSVRAKDSVKHFHVKREGDGYSFGFNVFPSLQNFIEHFANQPLLGSDSGTLMVLRCPYPRRVEEPSIYESVRVHTAMQTGRTEKDLVPNAPSLGTKEGYLVKQGAVVKSWKTRWFTLNRNELKYFKDKMFDEPIRTLNLTSCSAVQFDYSQERVNCFCLVFPERTFYLCAKTGVEADEWIKILRWKLSQIQKGR; encoded by the exons ATGAGCGACGGCGGTTCGCAGTACAGCTATCATTCCAGCAAGGAGGAGATGGATGAGCTCGATACGCTATG TTGGTACCACTATGACCTCTCCCGGCACGCAGCAGAGGCCTTGCTTCTGTCAAACGGGAAGGACGGGAGCTACCTGCTCCGAAACAGCCAGGAGGGACCCAACTACCTGGCCCTGTCTGTCCG GGCAAAGGATTCAGTGAAGCACTTCCACGTAAAGCGGGAGGGTGACGGTTATTCGTTCGGCTTCAACGTGTTCCCCTCTCTGCAGAATTTCATCGAGCACTTCGCCAACCAGCCTCTTCTGGGGAGTGACTCAG gcACTCTGATGGTGCTGAGGTGTCCGTACCCTCGGAGGGTAGAGGAGCCCTCCATATACGAGTCAGTGCGGGTGCACACGGCCATGCAGACCGGCCGCACAGAGAAAGACCTGGTACCCAACGCCCCCTCC CTGGGCACGAAGGAGGGCTATCTGGTAAAGCAAGGTGCTGTAGTCAAG AGCTGGAAAACAAGGTGGTTTACCTTAAACAGGAATGAGCTGAAGTACTTCAAAGACAAAATG TTCGATGAGCCAATTCGAACCCTCAACCTCACGTCCTGCTCTGCGGTTCAGTTTGACTACTCCCAGGagagagtgaactgtttctg tttgGTGTTTCCTGAGAGGACGTTTTACCTGTGTGCTAAGACAGGCGTGGAGGCTGATGAGTGGATAAAGATACTGCGCTGGAAGCTG TCACAGATACAGAAGGGCCGGTAA
- the lamtor3 gene encoding ragulator complex protein LAMTOR3 → MADDLKRYLYKQLPSVEGLHAIVVTDRDGVPVIKVANDNAPEYALRPGFLSTFALATDQGSKLGLSKNKSIICYYNTYQIVQFNRLPLVISFIASSSANTGLIISLEKELVPLIEELRQVVEVS, encoded by the exons ATGGCCGAT GACCTGAAGCGGTATCTCTATAAACAGCTACCAAG TGTCGAAGGCCTCCACGCAATCGTTGTGACGGACAGAGATGGAGTTCCTGTAATTAAAG TTGCCAATGACAACGCGCCAGAATATGCGCTTCGTCCGGGGTTCCTGTCGACCTTCGCTCTGGCCACTGACCAGGGCAGTAAACTGGGTCTGTCCAAGAACAAGAGCATCATCTGCTACTACAACACGTACcag attGTGCAGTTTAACCGGTTGCCATTGGTGATCAGCTTCATTGCGAGCAGTAGTGCCAACAcag GTTTGATCATCAGTCTGGAGAAGGAGTTGGTGCCATTGATCGAGGAGTTGAGGCAGGTGGTGGAGGTGTCGTAG
- the chmp2a gene encoding charged multivesicular body protein 2a, which yields MDFLFGKRKTPEELLKQNQRALTRAMRDLDRERQKLEQQEKKIIADIKKMAKQGQMDAVKIMAKDLVRTRRYVKKFIMMRANIQAVSLKIQTLKSNNSMAQAMKGVTKAMATMNRQLKLPQIQKIMMEFERQSEIMEMKEEMMNDAIDDAMGDEDDEEETDAVVSQVLDELGLNLSDELSGLPSTGGSLSVAAGKKAEPQAAMADADADLEARLNNLRRD from the coding sequence ATGGATTTTCTATTTGGAAAGCGAAAGACCCCAGAGGAACTGCTGAAGCAGAACCAGAGGGCTCTGACTCGGGCTATGAGAGAtctggacagagagaggcagaagctGGAACAACAGGAGAAGAAAATCATCGCGGACATAAAGAAAATGGCTAAACAGGGACAGATGGATGCAGTGAAGATAATGGCCAAGGATCTTGTTCGCACCAGGCGTTACGTCAAGAAGTTCATCATGATGAGGGCGAACATTCAGGCCGTCAGTCTGAAAATTCAGACTCTCAAGTCCAACAACAGTATGGCGCAAGCGATGAAGGGCGTGACCAAAGCTATGGCAACCATGAACCGACAGCTGAAGCTTCCGCAGATTCAGAAAATCATGATGGAATTTGAGCGACAGAGCGAAATCATGGAGATGAAAGAGGAGATGATGAACGACGCGATCGATGACGCCATGGGAGACGAAGACGACGAGGAAGAAACCGACGCAGTTGTCTCGCAGGTATTGGATGAACTCGGTTTGAATCTGTCCGATGAACTATCAGGCCTACCTTCTACTGGGGGTAGTCTCTCCGTTGCTGCTGGAAAGAAGGCCGAACCACAAGCAGCGATGGCAGACGCAGATGCTGACCTGGAAGCGAGACTTAATAACCTCAGAAGGGACTGA
- the rrh gene encoding visual pigment-like receptor peropsin isoform X1, with protein MGGRKIPKNTNPPLPPTRAEFVGVRTPVSLSKARAPVLHGPSSQPVQVELINSGGLRFLSNSSLLRAMETMALNSTGDEETHSAFTQTEHNIVAAYLITAGVISLSSNIVVLLMFVKFKELRTATNFIIINLAFTDIGVAGIGYPMSAASDLHGSWKFGYAGCQIYAALNIFFGMASIGLLTVVAIDRYFTICRPDIGQKMTTRSYTTMILTAWINAVFWSSMPVLGWASYAPDPTGATCTVNWRKNDASFVSFTMAVIAVNFVVPLAIMFYCYYNVSVTMKRYKASNSLDSSNIDWSDQMDVTKMSVVMILMFLVAWSPYSILCLWASFGDPKTISAPMAIIAPLFAKSSTFYNPCIYVIANKKFRRAISGMLRCQSRQEITINNQVPMTTSQAPLTQ; from the exons ATGGGGGGGAGGAAAATACCCAAAAATACTAATCCTCCCCTACCTCCCACACGGGCAGAATTTGTCGGAGTGAGAACCCCAGTCTCTCTGTCCAAAGCCAGGGCCCCTGTTCTGCATGGACCCTCCTCTCAGCCTGTACAAGTGGAACTAATCAACAGTGGTGGTCTCCGTTTCCTCTCTAACTCTTCCCTGCTTCGCGCAATGGAGACCATGGCGTTAAATTCGACGGGGGACGAAGAAACGCACTCCGCATTTACACAGACTGAACACAACATCGTAGCCGCCTACCTGATCACCGCAG GGGTGATCAGCCTGTCCAGCAACATCGTGGTCCTGCTCATGTTCGTCAAGTTCAAGGAGCTCCGCACCGCCACCaacttcatcatcatcaacctGGCCTTCACCGACATCGGTGTTGCCGGCATCGGGTATCCCATGTCCGCCGCGTCCGACCTGCACGGCAGCTGGAAGTTTGGCTACGCCGGGTGTCAG ATTTATGCAGCCCTGAACATCTTTTTTGGGATGGCGAGTATCGGACTGCTCACGGTAGTCGCCATTGACCGCTACTTTACCATCTGCAGACCAGACATCG GACAGAAGATGACCACGCGGTCCTACACCACCATGATTCTGACCGCCTGGATCAACGCTGTGTTCTGGTCCTCCATGCCAGTGCTGGGCTGGGCCAGCTATGCGCCAGACCCTACCGGGGCTACATGCACCGTCAACTGGAGGAAGAATGACGC GTCATTTGTGTCCTTCACCATGGCGGTGATCGCGGTGAACTTTGTGGTCCCCCTGGCCATTATGTTCTACTGCTACTACAACGTGTCGGTAACCATGAAGAGGTACAAGGCTAGCAACAGCCTGGACAGCAGCAACATCGACTGGTCAGACCAGATGGATGTCACCAAG ATGTCGGTCGTGATGATCTTGATGTTTCTCGTCGCCTGGTCGCCTTACTCCATCTTGTGCCTCTGGGCCTCCTTCGGCGACCCCAAAACCATCTCCGCCCCAATGGCCATCATCGCCCCCCTGTTCGCCAAGTCCTCCACCTTCTACAACCCCTGCATATATGTCATCGCCAACAAGAA